ACGAGGACGCCGTCCGGGCCTCCCACGAACTGCGCGCCGTGCTCGACGAGTTCGGCGGCCTGCGCGGCTGGCCCAAGACGTCCGGCGGCCGGGGCCTGCACGTCTTCGTGCCGATCGAACCGCGCTGGACCTTCACCCAGGTCCGGCGCGCCGCCATCGCCGTGGGGCGCGAGATGGAACGCCGGATGCCGGACCACGTGACCATCAAGTGGTGGAAGGAGGAGCGGGGCCGGCGCATCTTCCTGGACTACAACCAGACGGCCCGGGACCGCACGATCGCCTCCGCCTATTCCGTACGGCCGCGCCCGCACGCCCCGGTCTCCGCGCCCCTGCGCTGGGAGGAGGTGGGCCAGGCCCACCCGCGGGACTTCGACCTCGCGACCATGCCCGCGCGCTTCGCCGAACTCGGCGATGTGCACGCGGACATGGACGACCACCGCTTCTCGCTCGAGGCGCTCCTGGAGCTGGCGCGCCGTGACGAGCACGATCACGGGCTCGGCGATCTGCCGTACCCGCCCGAGTATCCCAAGATGCCGGGGGAACCCAAGCGGGTACAGCCGAGCAGAGCGAAGAAGGCGGTACCTCCTGAGAGACCTACAGCTCCTTGATGCGGATGTCCCGGTACGAGACCACGTCCGTCGTGCCGTGCACCTGGAGCCCGATGTAGCCGGAGGCGAACCGCCGCCCGTCCGTGCCCGGGTCGTCCGAGCGGGGCGGGGTGAAATCCTGGCCGCCGGTGTTGTCGAACTCGTTGATCAGCACGCCGTTGCGGTAGACCGAGTAGTGCTGGTCGACCACCCGGATCTCGTAGTCGTTCCAGGTTCCCTTCTGGGTGACGCCGGCACCGGCCAGCCCCACCCGGTCGAAGCCGTAGACGGAGCCCGTCTTGTACATGTCGCCGTCGGGCCGGTCGAGCACCTGCACCTCGTGCCCGTACTTGATGGCGACCCACTCCGGCCTGGACTCCTCCGGGTGGTCGTGGACCCACGGGAACCGCACGAACACACCGGAGTTGGCGTTGCCGGTGCCGGGAGCGTCGTCACGCCACTGGAGCTTCAGCGAGAAGTCGCCGTACTTGCGCTGCGGGAACCACAGCATGCCCAGGCCGGCCTTGGTGGTGCCGCTGGTGA
The nucleotide sequence above comes from Streptomyces sp. NL15-2K. Encoded proteins:
- the ligD gene encoding non-homologous end-joining DNA ligase, which gives rise to MGEAVELQAGGRTVRLSSPGKIFFPERGFTKLDLARYYQAVAPGILRALRDRPTMLERYPEGVTGESFFQKRAPKNMPDWIPTAHITFPSGRSADEMCPTEEAAVLWAAQFGTLTFHPWPVRRDDVDRPDELRIDLDPQPGTDYEDAVRASHELRAVLDEFGGLRGWPKTSGGRGLHVFVPIEPRWTFTQVRRAAIAVGREMERRMPDHVTIKWWKEERGRRIFLDYNQTARDRTIASAYSVRPRPHAPVSAPLRWEEVGQAHPRDFDLATMPARFAELGDVHADMDDHRFSLEALLELARRDEHDHGLGDLPYPPEYPKMPGEPKRVQPSRAKKAVPPERPTAP